The following coding sequences lie in one Arachis ipaensis cultivar K30076 chromosome B03, Araip1.1, whole genome shotgun sequence genomic window:
- the LOC107631527 gene encoding 40S ribosomal protein S14: MSRRKVREPKEETVTLGPAVREGEHVFGVARIFASFNDTFIHVTDLSGRETLVRITGGMKVKADRDESSPYAAMLAAQDVAARCKELGITALHIKLRATGGNKTKTPGPGAQSALRALARSGMKIGRIEDVTPIPSDSTRRKSGRRGRRL, encoded by the exons ATG TCTAGGAGAAAGGTTAGAGAGCCCAAGGAAGAAACTGTCACTCTTGGCCCTGCTGTTAGAGAGGGTGAACATGTTTTTGGTGTGGCTCGCATCTTTGCATCATTTAATGACACCTTTATT CATGTGACTGATTTGTCTGGAAGGGAAACCCTTGTCCGCATCACCG GTGGAATGAAGGTTAAAGCTGACAGAGATGAGTCATCCCCATATGCTGCTATGCTTGCAGCACAAGATGTTGCTGCTAGATGCAAG GAGCTGGGAATAACTGCCCTTCATATCAAGCTCCGAGCCACTGGTGGAAACAAGACAAAAACACCTGGCCCTGGTGCTCAGTCTGCCCTCCGTGCCCTGGCTCGGTCTGGAATGAAAATTGGCCGTATag agGATGTGACCCCGATTCCTTCAGATAGCACTCGCAGAAAGAGTGGTAGAAGGGGTAGAAGGCTTTAA